Within Salarias fasciatus chromosome 15, fSalaFa1.1, whole genome shotgun sequence, the genomic segment TATATAAAAACACGATTCTTtaacatttcagcatttttttgagTTCTCATTCAAGATGAAATATATCCTTTACCTTGTTTGTCACTCAGGACCGGGATCATTCTCTAGAAACTCTCCATTTGGAGGTAATACTCTCATTCACAATACTGAACACTGCTGTGCTTTATAGAATGTATCCACAGCTCACAAGCATGAGAATAATGGctgtttatatttttaacaaaatcctttcactttttttctgtaattggGAGCTTATTCTCTGAATTTATCTCTTACTCTGACTATTTGGAACACAGGATCACGATTTGGACAAAGATTTCCAGGAGAAGGTGGGGTTTAAATTTCTACTGATGcatataaaaacacactgaacagttcagtaattTACACAGTAAAACATTTGACTTGCTGTTTTAAGAATAATCCCTAATTTATCAGGTCTGCAATCACAGttattaaagcatttttttttttttttgcattgtgctGTTCAGATTGTAATCATGTGTTCATCAGCATAATAATTTTGACTTATTGTCGTCACACAGGACCGTTTCCGGGACCTCCTTTTCCATTTCATGGTGAgactttcatttgaagtaatgTTCAAACACATTCCAACAATTTCAGTAGTTTACTTTGTACAGTGAAACTTCTAAAATAGAGGCTTCAAGTAAGAAGTTTGTGATTAAATTTTCATAAGTGTAAAAGATGATATTTGTTGCTTTGAACATTTTTCCTGTCGCATTCTTGAGCGGCTGTATGAGCAACGTCGTCATTTTTCCTTGTCATGTCTGTCATTGAATCAAAGGGTTATTGAACATGAATGGatagaaatctttttttttttttcttacacagGACCATTTGGACCTTATCCAGGCTATCCTTATCCTTGGGATGACGGTAAGATATTTTCTTTAACATTCCCaacatatatataaaacattttatgaatAACGTTTTATTGTTTACCCCACAGGATATTTTTCCCCGTATCCCCCGTATCCTCCGTATCCTCTGTACCCTCCATACCCTCCATACCCTTACCCGTTCCCTttccctcccccacctcccgGATTAGGTAAGAAATTCCTTTTAGCTGACATTTAGAAGACGTCCATCAGTATGCAGTGGTTCACTTTGGGCGGTGCAAAAATCTTAcatgttgttttctcttgtttaaATCCAACTTAGGAGATGATGCCTTCTGTTTACCCAACATCAGTAAGCAAGTCACGCCATCCACATCTGAACTGTTGGTGGAGCACAGCGAACTGCATGCTTCCCAGAATATTTGCCTGCAACTTTCAAATTtcagttgtttatttatttaattatttttttgcagAATGCTGGACGCCCTGGCTCGACCGCGATGACCCCGACAAAAAGGGAGACTGGGAGCTCCATTCACAGTTCCTTGAAGAGAAGAGATGTTTTGTTTGCCCCAATCCGACTGACATTGACGTCACCACTGTGAAGGGGAACAGCGTGGCTTCAACGGGGGAAGTCATCTTCCAGTAAGTCATGTATTCTATccgttatttttatttttttaatttttttgcctctggcagctcttcacgtacacatgttttaaaatgtgcatcTCTTCACATCGCAAGAAACAAAACCAGCCTCTTACTGTTCACATCTCTTTTCAGGAAAGACAGCAAAGGATTTATCTGCAGAAATGAGGACCAGCCCGACGGCCGCTGCTGTGATTACCGCGTTCGCTTTGCCTGCCATGCTCCTTTCTGTGACAG encodes:
- the LOC115402315 gene encoding uncharacterized protein LOC115402315 — translated: MIRLLIVATSVALALGYFSPYPPYPPYPLYPPYPPYPYPFPFPPPPPGLECWTPWLDRDDPDKKGDWELHSQFLEEKRCFVCPNPTDIDVTTVKGNSVASTGEVIFQKDSKGFICRNEDQPDGRCCDYRVRFACHAPFCDRGITVCNWTRFFSRDNAFAKGDYELLSDLRVDFPGEICDDPVAIEAVTVDTLTPAIHTGDNIHIYCPSKGFVCRAEDQPSHRCHNYKVRFGCPCR